A segment of the Streptomyces pactum genome:
AAGGCCAAGGGCGTCACCGTCGACGACATCGAGTGGGCCGTCCCCTACCTGCCGATCGACCCCAAGGACGTCGGCCGCTCCTACGAGGCGGTCATCCGCGTCAACTCGCAGTCCGGCAAGGGCGGCATCGCCTACGTCCTGAAGAACGACCACAAGCTGGACCTGCCGCGCCGGATGCAGATCGAGTTCTCCAAGCTGATCCAGGCCAAGACGGACGCCGAGGGCGGCGAGATCACGCCGACGGCGATCTGGGAGGTCTTCCAGGACGAGTACCTGCCCAACCCGGACAACCCCTGGGGCCGCATCCAGGTCGCCAACGGCCAGACCACGACCGACCGCGACGGCATCGACACCCTCACCGTCGACGCCACGGTCGACGGCGCGGCGACCACCCTGGTCGGCACCGGCAACGGCCCGATCTCGGCGTTCTTCCACGCGCTGCAGGGCGTCGGCATCGACGTGCGCCTGCTGGACTACCAGGAGCACACGATGAGTGAGGGCGCCTCCGCGCAGGCCGCCTCCTACATCGAGTGCGCCATCGGCGACAAGGTGCTGTGGGGCATCGGAATCGACGCGAACACCACGCGCGCCTCGCTGAAGGCGGTCGTCTCGGCCGTCAACCGAGCGGCTCGCTGACCAGCCGAATCGGCGGTTTGAGGCCCCGCTCGCCGGAGAACGGCGGGCGGGGCCCCGTCGTATACCGGCCATATCCGTGTGCAGGTCACGGAAAGGTCTCTTCCCGGGTACTGACTCCGCGTCGGTGATGTGGCTAACATCACGCAAGCGCGACGATGCTGCCGCGCGGTTACGGAGGTGCGACGTGCTGCCTGGACCGGGACGAAACGGCCGAGCTGCCCGGCTGCCGCGCATCCTGGGCACACGCACCGCGTGGACACCCGTCGGCGACGGCGAGTTCTTCTGCCCCGGTTGCGGAGGCGACCGCAACTACCAGCGGCTCACCGGCCGCCGCCGCTTCACCCTGCTCGGCGTGCCCGTGCTGCCGCGCGGCGAGTCGGCGCCGACCGTCGAGTGCGCGGCCTGCCGCCGCCACTTCGGCACCGACGTCCTCGACCACCCGACCACCACCCGCTTCTCCGCGATGCTCCGCGACGCCGTCCACACCGTCGCCCTCGCGGTCCTGGCCGCGGGCGGCACCTGCTCCCGTACGGCACTGGAGACGGCGGCCGTCGCGGTGCGCGCGGCCGGCTTCGAGGACTGCACCGAGGACCAGCTCAACGCGCTGGTCGAAGCACTGGAGGCGGACACCGGCCGGGTCCGCGGCGAGCCCTGCGTACCCGGCCTGGCCATAGAGCTGCACGAGGCGCTGGACCCGCTGGCCCCGCACCTCGCCGCCGTCGGCCGCGAATCGATCCTGCTCCAGGGCGCCCGCATCGCCCTGGCCGACGGCCCCTACACCCCCGCCGAACGGGATGCCCTGGCGACGGTCGGCGCGGCCCTGACCCTCTGCTCCGACGACGTGACCCGCCTGCTGGAGTCGGCCGGCACGCCCTCCTAGGACCTGCCGTTCGCACCGTGCCGGCGTCGCGGGGCGTGGCACGCGCATGTCCGGACGTCAGGCCCTACGCGGGGATGTCCAGCCGCATGACCTGGCGGTGCATGCCCGGGCCGAAGTAGTCCGGGCGCAGGCCGCCGTCGGGTTCCTCGGGCCGGAAACCCAGGGAGCGGTAGAGCAGGATCGCGGCGAGGTTGGCGGGTTCCACGGTGAGGCGGACCACCCCTATGCCGTCCCGGCGCAGCCGTGTCAGGACCTCCCTCATCAGCTCCCGGCCCAGCCCGTGCCGGCGCCGGTCCAGGGTGACGCACAGGCCGAGGATCCAACTGTCCGCGCCGATCGCCCGGGTGGCGGCGAGCACATAGCCGCGCAGCCGGCCCGTGCCGTCGTCGAGCACCAGGAAGTGCTCCTCGTACATGTCGAAGAGCTGGCGCAGGAGGAAACCGGGATAGGCGACCTCCTGGAAGACCTCCTCGTCGAGCCGCCGCAGTTCGGGCAGGTCGGTCTCCCGTGCCGTCCGCAGGACCAGTGGCAGGGCGTCCGGGCGGGGATCGGGCCCGGTGAGCTGCTCGTGGCGGTCCAAGGAGCGTTCCAGCGGTTCGGCGGTCATGCCACCCCCCAGTCAGGACATGCGGACGTCAACTCGACGACACCGGCGCCGCCCACGAAGGAATGAGGCTTCATGTGGCGGCCGGTGACTGCTTCTGGCTAGAGTGAGCTTCCAACTTCCCCTGTGCAAGGGCGAGTTCGGGTGTGCGTCGGTGCGCCGGACGTGCGCCCGGCGTAAGAGGACTGGCGTGTTCCCGGCTGTCTCGACCTGTCCTGGTGGCCTACCGTGCACGACACTGGGGCTTGTTCGGAATCGAATGGAACGCGGCAGGGTGATTATGGATCGCAACGCCGACGCACCTTGGTCGCAGTTCGATCCAGAGGTGTACGTCGACAACAATTACCGCACGCCGCTCGAAGCCGACCTTTTGATCGTCCGGTTGATGCGCGACTACTTCGGCCGCTGCTTCACCGGGGGCGTTCCGGAATCGGTGCGGGGCGTCGACGTCGGGGCCGGTGCCAATCTCTACCCCGCGCTCTCCATGCTGCCGTGGTGCGAAAAGGTGCTCCTGCTGGAATACGCGCAACCGAACGTCGAATACCTGGAGAAGCAGGTCTCCCCGGGCGGGTACGACACCGCCTGGGACGCTTTCTGGGAAGTGCTGCGCGAGTCGCCCGCGTACCGCGCCGTCGAACCGAAGAACCTGGTCAGCGAGATCGTCCGGGTGGAGCGCGGCAACCTGTTCGACCTGGAGCACGGGCACCGGCGCTGGGGCGTCGGGACCATGTTCTTCGTCGCCGACTCGATGTCCGAGTGCCCCGACGAGTTCCACCGGGGAGTGCGGTGCTTCATGAACGCGCTCAGCGCGGGCGCGCCGTTCGCCGCCGCCTTCATGAAGGAGTCGGTCGGCTACCGCGTCGGCGAACACGACTACCCGGCCTACCGGGTGAACGAGGACCGGGTCAGGGAGAGCCTGGAACCGTTCACCGGAGAGCTGGAAATCCACGATCTGCACCACATGGTGCGGCCGGGACACGAGGGAATGATCCTCGCCCTGGGGCGGCGCAATTCGGAGGTTGCCGTCCCGTAGGAACGGGGACCATGCTGAACACAGGGCAACGAGATCTGTACGAGGGGTGCGGGGATGCAGATCAAGCCACGCCAGCACATGCTGGAGATCTGGCAGGCCATGGCCCGTCATTCGTTCGACGACGGGAAACTCCTGTGGGGTGACGCCGACGGGCTGAGCAGCGTCGCGGACGCCGAACGCCTGCTCTGCCTGCTCTATCCGGCCACCGAGGTCCCCGCCTTCCGCCTCGACCAGCCGGACACCACCGAACGCGACGTCCTGCGCGCGCTGGACCGGGTCGGCAGCCGGCTGGAGATCCCGCCCAACCTGATCAGCGCGCTGACCCAGTTCATGCGCACCCACACCGGGACGGACGACAGCCCCACCTTCGCCGGCGGACACTACTTCCGGCCCGCCGAACCCGGCGGTGAGATCACGCACGAGCAGAGCCAGTTGGGCGTGGTCGACTCCTACTCCATGTCCGTCACGCTCTGCCTCGCCACCCTCGGATTCCTCAAGGTCTACGAGGGCACCACGACCCGCCCCGAGGTGCGCAGGGCGATCACCGAGCTGAGACAGGCCACGAACGCCCGGCTGACCGCCGCCATGGTCAGCCTGCTGCGCTCCTTCACCGTCAACGTCTTCGACGCCGAGTCCGAACAGGGCAGGCGGCTGATCCAGGTCGTGGGACAGGGCAGACAGTCCGACCGGGCCGTCCTGCAGCAGTTCTCCCGCAGGTTACGCCCCCTGCGCGCCACCATCATCGAGAGCCTCAGCCGCGGCATCGAGGTCGACGAGGGCATCCGCGACGAGAGCCAGCTCTTCGAGTGCGGGTGGGCCTGGGGCGTCGTGCAGGACGCCCCGGAGATCACCGACCTCGGCGTCCCGGTCCCCGGCCAGCCCGCCGGCATCGCCGACCGGCTGCCCTACGTGTACTTCACCGTCGTCGCCCTCGACGGCATCCAGGACCTGTTCTCCGACCGCACCCTCACCCTCGGCCTGCTCGACGCCGACCAGCAGAAACTCGCCGAGGCACTGCGCCTGCGCTGGGAACTCAGCCAGCAGTACTGGTCCGCGATCGCCCGCTTCGGCACCGAACGCTGGCCCCTGGAGGACCTGCCCTGGCAGACCACCGGCCTGCGCCTGGAGTCCGAGTACTTCTCCCTGACCGTCGCGGCCATCGTCGTCCACGACCTGATCCGCCGGAAGGCGACCGACGACGACCTCACCCGCACCGTCGCGGTCATGGAGCGCCTCGCCGACCGCGCCCGGATCACCAGCCGCATGACCAGGGGGGACCCCACCATCCGGCTGCACAACCCGGGCGTCACCATGCCGCTCGCTGGGTCCGAGCGCACCGGCGGGCAACTGCTGTGGCGCATGCCCGACTTCTCGGCGCAGCTCCTCAAGCGGAGCATCCAACTCGCCGAACTCTCCCGGAACATCGGCGCGCAGGACCGGTTGCTGCGTCTGTCCGAGCAGACCTTCGAGCACCTGTGGTCACGGCGCATCGACGACGAAGACGGCCCCGGACTGTGGGACAACGTCCGGGCCGTCTTCCCCGAGGCACACGACGTCGGCTCGCGCATGTCCTGGAGCATCACCGAGCGCGTCACCGAATGCCTCGTCGCCGCCCGCAACCTGTACGAGCAGCAGCCCATCCGCAGCCCCGAACTCGCCGAACTGGCCCGCGAACTGCTCAGCGAGGCCACCCACCTGTTCGGCAGGGAGCAACTCGAGGCCTCCGCGGCCCCCGACGGCAGCAGAGCCCGGGCCATGCGGAGCATCGAGAGCCGCCTCGACCACGCCCGCGGCCTCGTCGACGACCGGCCCGCCACCGCCTTCGCCCTGGCCCTGCCCGTCCTCCGGGAACTCGACACCCTGGCCCAGGCCAGGGGCGCCGCCGCCCAGGAGGTGTGAGTGTGCTCGTCTTCGCCGCCTCCGACAAAGGGGGCACGGGGCGCTCGGTGACCAGCGCCAACCTGGCCTACCAGCGCGCCCTCACCGGCGACCACGTGGCCTACGTGGACTTCGACTTCGGCTCGCCCACCGCCGCCGCCGTCTTCGACGTGCCCGGCGCGATGCGCGGCACCGAGGAACGCGGCCTCCACTCCTACCTGGAGGGCGAGGCCGCCGAGCCCGCCAGGATCGACGTCTGGCGGCAGACCGAGCACCCCCTGCTGCGCGCCCGCCCCAACCAGTCCGGCCGCCTCGTCCTGTTCCCCGGCGACGCCGGCGGCGGCGAGTTCGCCACCGGCGAGGAGTCCCTGGAGCGCTGCATCGACCTGCTGCTGCGGCTCAACGGCGAGTTCGACGTCACCGTCGTCGACCTCAGCGCCGGCCGCAGCTACGCCGTCGACATGGTCCTCGCCGCCACCGCCCACCCCCGGATGCGCAACGTCCCCTTCCGCTGGCTCGTCTTCCACCGCTGGACCCGGCAGCACGTCATCGCCGCCTCCGGACTCGTCCACGCCGGCCACGGCATCATCGGCGGCGGCGTCGAACGCGGGCACGACGAGGAGAGCCTGCGGGCCGCGATCCGCTTCGTGCGGGCCGCCGTCCCCGACCCCGACTCGCCGCTGTGGTCCCAGGGGTCGCCCGCCCAGGCCGCCTGGATGCAGGCCTGCGACGAGGCGCTGCGCCGCCTCGCCGCCGAGCACCGCATCGGCGACAGCGTCGTACCGCTGGAGCCCATACTCCAGTGGCGCGAGCAGCTCATCACCGAAGAGGACGTGCTCTCCACCCAGATCGCCAACAAGGAGACCCTGGAAGCGCTGGAGGAGATCGCCCGGCGCCTGACGGACGACTCGCACTGGGGGCGGCCATGACGGACGCGGTGTTCCGGGAGACCGCCGCCGAGCCACGCACCCAGTCGGTGCCGCTGGCCCACCTCTCCCTGGAGCTGGGCCACCTCTACATGGAGGACTTCGAGGCCGGCCCCGAACGCCTGCGCCGGCACTTCACCGAAGTACGCCCCTGGGTGGACGCCGCCCGCACCGCC
Coding sequences within it:
- a CDS encoding TerB family tellurite resistance protein, with product MLPGPGRNGRAARLPRILGTRTAWTPVGDGEFFCPGCGGDRNYQRLTGRRRFTLLGVPVLPRGESAPTVECAACRRHFGTDVLDHPTTTRFSAMLRDAVHTVALAVLAAGGTCSRTALETAAVAVRAAGFEDCTEDQLNALVEALEADTGRVRGEPCVPGLAIELHEALDPLAPHLAAVGRESILLQGARIALADGPYTPAERDALATVGAALTLCSDDVTRLLESAGTPS
- a CDS encoding GNAT family N-acetyltransferase, whose amino-acid sequence is MTAEPLERSLDRHEQLTGPDPRPDALPLVLRTARETDLPELRRLDEEVFQEVAYPGFLLRQLFDMYEEHFLVLDDGTGRLRGYVLAATRAIGADSWILGLCVTLDRRRHGLGRELMREVLTRLRRDGIGVVRLTVEPANLAAILLYRSLGFRPEEPDGGLRPDYFGPGMHRQVMRLDIPA
- a CDS encoding SCO2525 family SAM-dependent methyltransferase, whose protein sequence is MERGRVIMDRNADAPWSQFDPEVYVDNNYRTPLEADLLIVRLMRDYFGRCFTGGVPESVRGVDVGAGANLYPALSMLPWCEKVLLLEYAQPNVEYLEKQVSPGGYDTAWDAFWEVLRESPAYRAVEPKNLVSEIVRVERGNLFDLEHGHRRWGVGTMFFVADSMSECPDEFHRGVRCFMNALSAGAPFAAAFMKESVGYRVGEHDYPAYRVNEDRVRESLEPFTGELEIHDLHHMVRPGHEGMILALGRRNSEVAVP
- a CDS encoding SCO2524 family protein — encoded protein: MQIKPRQHMLEIWQAMARHSFDDGKLLWGDADGLSSVADAERLLCLLYPATEVPAFRLDQPDTTERDVLRALDRVGSRLEIPPNLISALTQFMRTHTGTDDSPTFAGGHYFRPAEPGGEITHEQSQLGVVDSYSMSVTLCLATLGFLKVYEGTTTRPEVRRAITELRQATNARLTAAMVSLLRSFTVNVFDAESEQGRRLIQVVGQGRQSDRAVLQQFSRRLRPLRATIIESLSRGIEVDEGIRDESQLFECGWAWGVVQDAPEITDLGVPVPGQPAGIADRLPYVYFTVVALDGIQDLFSDRTLTLGLLDADQQKLAEALRLRWELSQQYWSAIARFGTERWPLEDLPWQTTGLRLESEYFSLTVAAIVVHDLIRRKATDDDLTRTVAVMERLADRARITSRMTRGDPTIRLHNPGVTMPLAGSERTGGQLLWRMPDFSAQLLKRSIQLAELSRNIGAQDRLLRLSEQTFEHLWSRRIDDEDGPGLWDNVRAVFPEAHDVGSRMSWSITERVTECLVAARNLYEQQPIRSPELAELARELLSEATHLFGREQLEASAAPDGSRARAMRSIESRLDHARGLVDDRPATAFALALPVLRELDTLAQARGAAAQEV
- a CDS encoding SCO2523 family variant P-loop protein — protein: MLVFAASDKGGTGRSVTSANLAYQRALTGDHVAYVDFDFGSPTAAAVFDVPGAMRGTEERGLHSYLEGEAAEPARIDVWRQTEHPLLRARPNQSGRLVLFPGDAGGGEFATGEESLERCIDLLLRLNGEFDVTVVDLSAGRSYAVDMVLAATAHPRMRNVPFRWLVFHRWTRQHVIAASGLVHAGHGIIGGGVERGHDEESLRAAIRFVRAAVPDPDSPLWSQGSPAQAAWMQACDEALRRLAAEHRIGDSVVPLEPILQWREQLITEEDVLSTQIANKETLEALEEIARRLTDDSHWGRP